The proteins below come from a single Minwuia thermotolerans genomic window:
- a CDS encoding ABC transporter ATP-binding protein, producing the protein MNDATATVAAGDPFVSFQEVQKSYDGETLVVKNLNLDIAKGEFLTMLGPSGSGKTTCLMMLAGFETPTHGKVVLDGNHLNNVPPHKRDIGMVFQNYALFPHMTVAENLAFPLRVRRMGRAEIEERVQRALEMVQLPELGHRRPAQLSGGQQQRVAVARALVFDPKLVLMDEPLGALDKQLREQMQFEIKHIHDNLGITVVYVTHDQSEALTMSNRIAVFNDGVIQQLAEPDALYERPDNAFVAQFIGENNKLTGRVESVEGDQCVVTLKTGEKVRALSIGHEGVGSETMLSLRPERVRMGEEAEACDSRVEGRVEELIYLGDHIRTRMTVCGRDDFVVKIPNSTERAGLSPGNEVALGWRTRDCRALDWPEGL; encoded by the coding sequence ATGAACGATGCGACCGCAACCGTGGCGGCGGGCGATCCTTTCGTCAGCTTCCAGGAAGTCCAGAAAAGTTATGATGGCGAAACGCTAGTCGTCAAAAACTTGAATCTTGATATCGCCAAGGGTGAATTCCTGACGATGCTTGGTCCTTCCGGTTCCGGAAAGACCACCTGCCTGATGATGCTGGCAGGTTTCGAGACCCCCACCCACGGCAAGGTCGTCCTCGACGGCAACCATCTGAACAACGTGCCGCCGCACAAGCGCGACATCGGTATGGTGTTCCAGAACTACGCTCTGTTTCCCCACATGACGGTGGCCGAGAACCTGGCCTTTCCGCTGCGCGTGCGCCGGATGGGGCGCGCCGAGATCGAGGAGCGGGTGCAGCGGGCGCTGGAGATGGTTCAGTTGCCGGAGCTGGGCCATCGCCGCCCGGCGCAGCTCTCCGGCGGCCAGCAGCAGCGTGTCGCCGTGGCCAGGGCGCTGGTCTTCGATCCGAAGCTGGTGCTCATGGACGAACCGCTCGGCGCGCTGGACAAGCAGCTCCGCGAACAGATGCAGTTCGAGATCAAGCACATCCACGACAATCTCGGCATCACCGTGGTCTACGTCACCCACGACCAGTCGGAGGCGCTGACGATGTCCAACCGCATCGCGGTGTTCAACGACGGCGTGATCCAGCAGCTGGCCGAGCCCGACGCGCTCTACGAACGGCCCGACAACGCCTTCGTGGCGCAGTTCATCGGCGAGAACAACAAGCTCACCGGCCGCGTCGAGAGCGTCGAGGGCGATCAGTGCGTCGTGACGCTGAAAACCGGCGAAAAGGTTCGTGCGCTCTCGATCGGCCATGAGGGCGTGGGCAGCGAGACCATGCTGTCGCTGCGGCCCGAGCGGGTGCGCATGGGCGAAGAGGCCGAGGCCTGCGATTCCCGGGTCGAAGGGCGGGTGGAGGAGCTGATCTATCTCGGCGACCACATCCGCACGCGCATGACCGTCTGCGGCCGCGACGATTTCGTCGTCAAGATACCGAATTCAACCGAACGTGCCGGGCTGTCGCCCGGCAATGAAGTCGCCCTCGGGTGGCGGACACGCGATTGCCGGGCCCTCGACTGGCCCGAAGGTCTGTGA
- a CDS encoding extracellular solute-binding protein: MKRFALTAAAAAMAAAAGGFAGNASADTELVIVSWGGAYSASQQNAYHDPYMKNNPEVSIVNDDSSSEAVAKLRAMNEAGNVTWDLVDVVAADAIRLCDEGLAKPIDHDAVLAPAPDGTPASEDFGDLIVSECFIPQIVYSTTWGYRHDMLDKEPTSVCDVFDLQNFPGKRSMEKNPINNMEWALICDGVDPANVYDVLGTREGVERALAKLDTIKDSVVWWTKGAQPPQLLADGEVVMASAYNGRLFAAIEEQKQPIKMLWDWQVFDLDGWIVPTGGDNEAEVMEYLKFATDTQRLADQAKYISYGPARKSSAPLVGDHAELGIPMGPHMPTDPENSKTTLLYNYEFWADNRDDIDERFQAWLLE; this comes from the coding sequence ATGAAACGCTTCGCACTAACGGCCGCAGCCGCGGCCATGGCGGCGGCGGCCGGCGGCTTTGCCGGCAACGCGTCGGCGGACACCGAACTGGTGATCGTGAGCTGGGGCGGCGCGTATTCCGCGAGCCAGCAGAACGCCTATCACGATCCCTACATGAAGAATAATCCCGAGGTATCGATCGTGAACGACGATTCCTCGAGCGAGGCCGTGGCCAAGCTCAGGGCGATGAACGAGGCCGGCAACGTCACCTGGGATCTGGTCGACGTGGTCGCCGCGGACGCCATCCGTCTCTGCGACGAAGGTCTTGCCAAGCCGATCGACCATGACGCCGTGCTGGCGCCTGCACCGGACGGCACGCCGGCCTCGGAAGACTTCGGCGACCTGATCGTTTCGGAATGCTTCATTCCGCAGATCGTCTACTCCACCACCTGGGGCTACCGCCACGACATGCTGGACAAGGAGCCGACCAGCGTCTGCGACGTCTTCGACCTGCAGAATTTCCCCGGCAAGCGGTCGATGGAAAAGAACCCCATCAACAACATGGAATGGGCGCTGATCTGCGATGGCGTCGATCCGGCCAACGTCTATGACGTGCTCGGCACCCGGGAAGGCGTCGAGCGTGCGCTCGCCAAGCTCGACACCATCAAGGACAGTGTCGTCTGGTGGACCAAGGGCGCGCAGCCGCCGCAGCTTCTCGCCGACGGCGAGGTCGTGATGGCCTCGGCCTACAACGGCCGGCTGTTCGCCGCCATCGAGGAGCAGAAGCAGCCGATCAAGATGCTCTGGGACTGGCAGGTCTTCGACCTGGACGGCTGGATCGTGCCCACGGGGGGCGACAATGAAGCCGAGGTGATGGAATACCTGAAGTTCGCCACCGACACCCAGCGTCTGGCGGACCAGGCCAAGTACATCTCCTATGGCCCGGCGCGCAAGTCGTCGGCGCCCCTGGTCGGCGATCACGCGGAACTCGGTATCCCGATGGGTCCGCACATGCCGACCGATCCGGAGAATTCGAAGACCACCCTGCTCTACAACTACGAGTTCTGGGCGGACAACCGCGACGACATCGACGAGCGGTTCCAGGCCTGGCTCCTGGAGTAG
- a CDS encoding ABC transporter permease — protein MSYTTVKEAGLVTADGRSLKSSLARAMFRKKVISIGLVLPLFAFIFFTFMLPIGDMLLRSVENDMVAEILPRSTEALEDWDETSGELPGEAAFEAMVLDLQEAKENRTNTKVGQRLNYERSGMSSLFRGSARKAQRIEEGPYKEKLIEADKDWANVATWQTIKMFSGPFTAGYFLSAIDAKPLPDGGIEFVDSQRAIYSKLFIRTVLLSTLITVLTLVLGFPVAYLIATQPARIGNLLIICVLLPFWTSLLVRTTSWIALLQQQGVLNDTFIFLGLISEDGRLAMIHNATGTVIAMTHILLPFMVLPLYSVMKTIPPSYMRAATSLGAHPWPAFWKVYFPNTVPGIGAGAILVFILAIGYYITPELVGGTDGTFISNRIAYNISVSLNWGLAAALGVILLGIVLAFYILYDKIVGIDNMKLG, from the coding sequence ATGAGTTACACCACCGTCAAGGAAGCCGGTCTTGTCACCGCCGACGGCCGCTCGCTGAAGTCGAGCCTGGCGCGGGCGATGTTCCGCAAGAAGGTGATCTCGATCGGCCTCGTGCTGCCGCTCTTCGCCTTCATCTTCTTCACCTTCATGCTGCCGATCGGCGACATGCTGCTCCGCTCGGTCGAGAACGACATGGTCGCCGAAATCCTGCCGCGCAGCACCGAGGCGCTGGAGGACTGGGACGAGACCTCGGGCGAACTGCCCGGCGAGGCGGCATTCGAGGCGATGGTTCTCGACCTCCAGGAAGCCAAGGAGAACCGCACCAACACCAAGGTGGGCCAGCGTCTCAACTACGAGCGCTCCGGCATGTCCAGCCTGTTCCGCGGTTCTGCCCGCAAGGCCCAGCGCATCGAGGAAGGACCCTACAAGGAAAAGCTCATCGAGGCCGACAAGGATTGGGCGAATGTCGCGACCTGGCAGACGATCAAGATGTTCTCGGGTCCGTTCACGGCCGGCTATTTCCTCTCCGCGATCGACGCCAAGCCGCTGCCGGACGGCGGCATCGAGTTCGTCGATTCCCAACGCGCCATCTATTCCAAGCTGTTCATCCGCACGGTGCTGCTGAGCACGCTGATCACGGTACTGACGCTGGTCCTCGGCTTTCCCGTCGCCTATCTGATCGCCACCCAGCCGGCGCGCATCGGCAACCTGCTGATCATCTGCGTGCTGCTGCCCTTCTGGACCTCGCTGCTGGTGCGGACGACATCCTGGATCGCCCTGCTGCAGCAGCAGGGTGTGCTCAACGACACCTTCATCTTCCTCGGCCTGATCTCCGAGGACGGCCGGCTGGCGATGATCCACAACGCCACCGGTACGGTGATCGCCATGACGCATATCCTGCTGCCGTTCATGGTGCTGCCGCTCTACAGCGTGATGAAGACGATTCCGCCGAGCTACATGCGCGCAGCGACCTCGCTGGGCGCCCATCCCTGGCCCGCGTTCTGGAAGGTCTACTTCCCGAATACGGTGCCCGGTATCGGCGCGGGCGCCATCCTGGTGTTCATCCTGGCCATCGGCTACTACATCACGCCGGAACTGGTCGGCGGCACCGACGGCACCTTCATCTCCAATCGCATCGCCTACAACATCTCGGTTTCGCTGAACTGGGGACTGGCGGCGGCGCTCGGCGTGATCCTGCTGGGCATCGTGCTCGCCTTCTACATTCTCTACGACAAGATCGTCGGCATCGATAACATGAAGCTGGGCTGA
- a CDS encoding ABC transporter permease — protein sequence MAALPPYYSPIERVWHYAFRVICALILFFLIFPLVVIIPLSFNSVPYFSFTPEMLALDPAGYSTKWYQDFLTNPNWQGAVWNSVVIAIFATIISTTLGTLAALGLSRPTMPYRTIVMSILISPMIVPLIISAAGMFFFYSSVGLQGTHIGVILAHAALGTPFVVITVTATLVGFDHNLTRASYSLGASPARTFFKVIVPLITPGVISGALFAFITSFDEVVVVLFVGSFDQRTIPWQMFSGIREQISPTILAVATLLTLVSAMLLFTLELLRRRTERLRGIRET from the coding sequence ATGGCGGCGCTTCCTCCGTACTACTCTCCGATCGAGCGTGTCTGGCACTACGCCTTCCGCGTGATCTGCGCGCTGATCCTGTTCTTCCTGATCTTCCCGCTGGTCGTCATCATCCCGCTGTCGTTCAATTCGGTGCCCTATTTCTCCTTCACGCCGGAGATGCTGGCGCTGGATCCGGCCGGCTATTCGACGAAGTGGTACCAGGACTTCCTGACCAATCCCAACTGGCAGGGCGCGGTCTGGAACTCGGTGGTGATCGCCATTTTCGCGACCATCATCTCGACCACGCTCGGCACCCTTGCGGCGCTGGGCCTGTCGCGGCCGACCATGCCCTACCGCACCATCGTCATGTCGATCCTGATCTCGCCGATGATCGTGCCGCTGATCATCTCCGCGGCGGGCATGTTCTTCTTCTACAGTTCCGTTGGTCTGCAGGGCACGCATATCGGGGTCATTCTGGCCCATGCTGCGCTGGGCACGCCCTTTGTGGTCATCACCGTGACGGCGACCCTGGTGGGCTTCGACCACAACCTGACCCGGGCGTCCTACAGCCTCGGCGCCTCGCCGGCGCGGACCTTCTTCAAGGTGATCGTGCCGCTGATCACGCCCGGCGTGATCTCGGGCGCGCTGTTCGCCTTCATCACCTCCTTCGACGAGGTCGTGGTGGTGCTGTTCGTCGGCTCCTTCGACCAGCGCACGATCCCCTGGCAGATGTTCTCCGGCATCCGCGAGCAGATCAGCCCGACGATCCTCGCCGTGGCGACCCTGCTTACCCTCGTCTCGGCGATGCTGCTGTTCACGCTGGAACTGCTGCGACGCCGGACGGAGAGGCTGCGGGGCATCCGGGAAACCTGA
- a CDS encoding acyl-CoA dehydrogenase family protein: MDLAFSPAELAFREEVRAFLAEHLPDDLREKVRNRRELKRDDYLRWHRILHRKGWVAGWWPEEHGGCGWTPAERHIFDEECHNADAPPILPFGLQMVGPVIYTFGSQAQKDFFLPKLLSGEHWWCQGYSEPGSGSDLASLKTSAVRDGDEYVVNGQKIWTSLAHYADWIFCLVRTASDGKQQEGITFLLIDMKSPGVTVRPIHLMDRGHHVNEVFFEDVRVPVENRIGEENKGWTYAKFLLGNERAGIAEVAWNKKLLRRLKEIAFSEQADGRPLIEDDVFSRKVAETEVKLTSLEYCNLRVLAEMQEGSPPGGEASMLKLLGSEVTQSITELTVEALGYYAAPYDMPDETPGSNRTPVGPDHAEGVLGQHLFMRAITIAGGSSEIQKNIIAKMVLGL; this comes from the coding sequence ATGGATCTGGCGTTTTCGCCCGCAGAATTGGCGTTCCGCGAGGAAGTGCGCGCCTTTCTGGCCGAGCACTTGCCGGACGATCTGCGCGAGAAGGTCCGCAACCGCCGCGAACTGAAGCGCGACGACTATCTGCGCTGGCACCGCATCCTGCACCGCAAGGGCTGGGTTGCCGGCTGGTGGCCGGAGGAACATGGCGGCTGCGGCTGGACCCCCGCCGAGCGCCACATCTTCGACGAGGAATGTCACAACGCCGACGCTCCGCCGATCCTGCCCTTCGGGCTGCAGATGGTGGGGCCGGTGATCTATACCTTCGGCAGTCAGGCGCAGAAGGATTTTTTCCTGCCGAAGCTGCTGTCGGGCGAGCACTGGTGGTGTCAGGGCTATTCCGAGCCGGGCTCGGGATCCGACCTCGCGAGCCTGAAGACGTCAGCCGTCCGCGACGGCGACGAGTACGTCGTCAACGGCCAGAAGATCTGGACCTCCCTGGCGCACTATGCTGACTGGATATTCTGCCTGGTCCGCACCGCCTCGGACGGCAAGCAGCAGGAGGGGATCACCTTCCTGCTGATCGACATGAAGTCGCCCGGCGTCACCGTCCGGCCGATCCACCTCATGGACCGGGGTCATCACGTCAACGAGGTATTCTTCGAGGACGTGCGCGTGCCGGTGGAGAACCGCATCGGCGAGGAGAACAAGGGCTGGACTTACGCCAAGTTCCTGCTCGGCAACGAGCGCGCCGGCATCGCCGAGGTCGCCTGGAACAAGAAGCTGCTGCGGCGGCTGAAGGAGATCGCCTTCTCCGAGCAGGCCGACGGCCGCCCCCTGATCGAGGACGATGTCTTCAGCCGCAAGGTCGCCGAAACCGAGGTCAAGCTGACCTCGCTGGAATACTGCAACCTGCGCGTCCTGGCCGAGATGCAGGAGGGCTCGCCCCCCGGTGGCGAGGCGTCCATGCTCAAATTGCTCGGTTCGGAGGTCACCCAGTCGATTACCGAGTTGACGGTCGAGGCGCTGGGATACTATGCCGCTCCCTACGACATGCCGGACGAGACCCCGGGCAGCAACCGGACCCCGGTCGGACCGGACCATGCCGAGGGCGTGCTGGGACAGCATCTCTTCATGCGGGCGATCACCATCGCCGGCGGTTCGAGTGAAATTCAGAAGAACATCATCGCCAAGATGGTGTTGGGACTTTAG
- a CDS encoding acyl-CoA dehydrogenase family protein yields the protein MDFNLSEDQQLLKDSVDRFIQNEYDFETRRKIANSDEGFSRKNWKTFAELGWLAVGLPEEHGGFGGPVETMVIMEGIGRGLLTEPYLPTVVLGGGLIAEAGNETQKSGILSAIADGSCMVAFAYAEPTSRFNLADVATKAEKSGGGWKLSGHKSVVYGAPSADKIIVSARTSGGQRDRDGVSLFIVDNNANGLSRRDYPTADGLRASEVMLEGVEVGADALLGEEGKAMPVIEKVVDRGIAALCAEAVGCMEVLKDETNEYLKTRKQFGVPIGKFQVLQHRMVDCFIELEQSRSMAYMVTLKLDEDEAERRKAATAAKAQIGKGGVFVGAESVQMHGGMGMTDELKISHYYKRLMQIDTMFGNRDYQLKQFAALTQ from the coding sequence ATGGATTTCAACCTTTCCGAGGACCAGCAGCTTCTCAAGGACAGCGTCGACCGTTTCATCCAGAACGAGTACGACTTCGAGACGCGGCGCAAGATCGCGAACTCCGACGAGGGCTTCAGCCGCAAGAACTGGAAGACCTTCGCGGAGCTCGGCTGGCTGGCCGTGGGCCTTCCCGAGGAACATGGCGGCTTCGGCGGCCCCGTCGAGACCATGGTGATCATGGAGGGCATCGGCCGCGGCCTGCTCACCGAGCCCTATCTCCCCACCGTCGTTCTGGGCGGCGGCCTGATCGCCGAGGCCGGCAACGAGACGCAGAAGTCCGGGATCCTGAGCGCCATCGCCGACGGGTCCTGCATGGTCGCCTTCGCCTATGCCGAGCCGACCAGCCGTTTCAACCTGGCCGACGTCGCCACGAAGGCGGAGAAGTCCGGCGGCGGGTGGAAGCTCTCGGGCCACAAGTCGGTGGTCTACGGCGCGCCGTCGGCGGACAAGATCATCGTCTCCGCCCGCACGTCGGGCGGTCAGCGCGACCGTGACGGCGTCTCCCTGTTCATCGTCGACAACAACGCCAACGGCCTGAGCCGGCGGGACTACCCGACCGCGGACGGCCTGCGCGCGTCCGAGGTGATGCTGGAGGGTGTCGAGGTTGGCGCCGACGCCCTGCTGGGCGAGGAAGGCAAGGCCATGCCGGTCATCGAGAAGGTCGTCGACCGCGGCATTGCCGCGCTCTGCGCCGAGGCAGTCGGCTGCATGGAAGTGCTCAAGGACGAGACCAACGAGTACCTCAAGACCCGCAAGCAGTTCGGCGTGCCGATCGGCAAGTTCCAGGTGCTGCAGCACCGCATGGTCGACTGCTTCATCGAACTGGAGCAGTCGCGCTCCATGGCCTACATGGTGACGCTGAAGCTGGACGAGGACGAGGCCGAGCGGCGCAAGGCCGCGACCGCCGCCAAGGCGCAGATCGGCAAGGGCGGGGTTTTCGTCGGCGCCGAGTCGGTGCAGATGCACGGCGGCATGGGCATGACCGACGAACTGAAGATCAGTCACTACTACAAGCGGCTGATGCAGATCGACACCATGTTCGGCAACCGCGACTACCAGCTGAAGCAGTTCGCGGCCCTCACCCAATGA
- a CDS encoding PAS domain-containing protein encodes MIFELAEGNALFLAAWNGWRKGAAPPRRRDVRLEDIVELLPGIILLEARSPDVFHFRLTGTGVDEYSGMHMTGVNALDLTAPENRAARARRLWSLASTPCGGFFRFLHRYPESRAEAPMEGITLPVLADADDAPVQLMSVFSSSRSRAESERPSNDMRNALPDEFYFVDLGFGAPEGEEPVIGLDSLRTV; translated from the coding sequence ATGATATTCGAGCTTGCAGAGGGCAATGCGCTGTTTCTCGCAGCGTGGAACGGCTGGCGGAAGGGCGCCGCGCCGCCGCGCCGCCGTGATGTCCGGCTGGAGGACATCGTCGAACTGCTGCCGGGCATCATCCTGCTGGAGGCGCGGTCGCCGGATGTCTTCCATTTCCGGCTCACCGGTACGGGCGTCGACGAGTACTCGGGCATGCACATGACCGGTGTGAATGCGCTCGACCTGACCGCGCCCGAGAACCGCGCCGCGCGGGCGCGGCGGCTGTGGAGCCTGGCGAGCACACCCTGCGGCGGCTTTTTCCGTTTCCTTCACCGTTATCCGGAATCCCGCGCCGAGGCGCCGATGGAAGGCATCACCCTGCCGGTTCTGGCGGACGCCGACGATGCGCCGGTCCAGCTCATGAGCGTTTTCTCGTCGTCCCGGTCCAGGGCGGAATCGGAGCGGCCGAGCAACGACATGCGAAACGCGCTGCCCGACGAGTTCTACTTCGTCGACCTCGGTTTCGGCGCGCCCGAGGGCGAGGAGCCGGTGATCGGCCTGGACAGCCTGCGCACGGTCTAG
- a CDS encoding AMP-binding protein: protein MAEISFARNLAALAAEMPDRPFVTHNGRTWTAEEFHRWTNRLARVYRDMGVERNAMVTIALPNGAEFFAAAWAAWKAGGIPQPVSARLPKAERDAIIEVAGSRLVVGSDEPSPNGCPVLPQGYMPPRETDDSDLDDVVADSWKAPTSGGSTGRPKLIVSASAPLYDFEASTLAGSDNSWLLQENYRNHLVVGPLYHNGPFIFAIQAMLKRNHVIVADRFDAEETLRLIQDHEIDWMMMVPTMMHRIWRLPEEVRNRYDLSSLRVLLHLAAPCPPWLKEEWINWLGADRIYELMGGTEGTGVTWITGDEWMTHKGSVGKLLPGSTMKIVREDGTEAEPGEVGEVFFLPDGGQGSTYTYLGAESKAIEGGWESLGDLGYVDGEGYLYLTDRIADMILAGGANIYPAEVEAAIDLFPGVRSSVVIGLPDDDLGNRVHAIVDAPGGVDEEELKAFLAERLVRYKIPRSFEFTSGAPLRDDAGKVRRKELRAARL from the coding sequence ATGGCGGAAATCTCGTTCGCGCGAAATCTGGCGGCGCTGGCGGCGGAGATGCCGGACCGGCCCTTCGTCACCCACAACGGCCGCACCTGGACGGCTGAGGAATTCCACCGCTGGACCAACCGCCTGGCCCGGGTCTACCGCGACATGGGCGTCGAGCGGAACGCCATGGTCACCATCGCCCTCCCCAACGGGGCGGAGTTCTTCGCCGCCGCCTGGGCGGCGTGGAAGGCGGGCGGGATCCCGCAGCCCGTCTCGGCCCGCCTGCCGAAAGCCGAACGGGACGCCATCATCGAGGTCGCCGGCAGCCGGCTGGTCGTGGGATCCGACGAGCCCTCGCCCAATGGCTGCCCCGTGCTGCCGCAAGGCTACATGCCGCCCCGGGAAACCGACGACAGCGACCTCGACGACGTCGTCGCCGACAGCTGGAAGGCGCCGACCTCCGGCGGCTCCACGGGGCGGCCCAAGCTGATCGTCTCGGCCAGCGCGCCGCTCTACGATTTCGAGGCCTCGACGCTGGCCGGTTCGGACAATTCCTGGCTCTTGCAGGAAAACTACCGCAACCATCTCGTGGTCGGGCCGCTCTATCACAACGGTCCCTTCATCTTCGCCATCCAGGCGATGCTGAAGCGCAACCACGTCATCGTGGCCGACCGCTTCGACGCGGAGGAGACGCTCCGCCTTATCCAGGATCACGAGATCGACTGGATGATGATGGTGCCCACGATGATGCACCGCATCTGGCGCCTGCCGGAAGAGGTCCGGAACCGCTACGACCTCTCCAGCCTGCGGGTCCTTCTGCATCTCGCCGCGCCGTGCCCGCCCTGGCTGAAGGAGGAATGGATCAACTGGCTGGGCGCGGACCGCATCTACGAACTGATGGGCGGCACAGAGGGCACCGGCGTCACCTGGATCACGGGCGATGAATGGATGACCCACAAGGGTTCGGTCGGCAAGCTGCTCCCCGGTTCCACCATGAAGATCGTGCGCGAGGACGGGACCGAGGCCGAACCGGGCGAAGTCGGCGAGGTCTTCTTCCTGCCCGATGGCGGGCAGGGCTCGACCTACACCTATCTCGGTGCGGAATCCAAGGCGATCGAAGGCGGCTGGGAAAGCCTGGGCGATCTCGGCTATGTCGACGGGGAAGGCTATCTCTATCTGACCGACCGCATTGCCGACATGATCCTGGCCGGCGGCGCCAATATCTATCCGGCCGAGGTGGAGGCCGCGATCGACCTTTTCCCCGGCGTCCGCTCCTCGGTCGTCATCGGCCTGCCGGACGACGATCTCGGCAACCGCGTGCACGCCATCGTCGATGCGCCCGGCGGCGTCGACGAGGAGGAACTGAAGGCCTTCCTGGCCGAGCGCCTGGTCCGCTACAAGATCCCGCGCAGCTTCGAATTCACCTCCGGCGCGCCGCTCCGCGACGACGCCGGCAAGGTCCGCCGCAAGGAACTCCGCGCCGCCCGGTTGTGA
- a CDS encoding NAD(P)H-dependent flavin oxidoreductase produces MKTRITELFGIEHPIIQGGMHYVGFAELAAAVSNAGGLGIITGLTQKTPEDLAREIARCRALTDKPFGVNLTFLPTVTAPDYPGYIDAIIDGGVRIVETAGRNPEAHLPKLKEAGCRIIHKCTSVRHSLKAEAIGCDAVSVDGFECGGHPGEDDVPNMILLPRAAEELKIPFVASGGMADARSLVAALAMGAEGMNMGTRFIATKEAPVHENVKKAIVAASELDTRLVMRPLRNTERVLNNAAAEKVLATEREKGAELKFEDILQEVAGVYPKIMLDGDMDVGVWSCGMVAGLIHDIPTCKELIDRIMSEADTIIRQRLEGMLGGAPAVAA; encoded by the coding sequence ATGAAGACGCGCATCACCGAGCTGTTCGGCATCGAACATCCGATCATCCAGGGCGGCATGCACTATGTCGGCTTCGCCGAACTGGCCGCGGCGGTCTCCAACGCCGGCGGGCTCGGGATCATCACCGGCCTGACCCAGAAGACCCCCGAGGACCTGGCGCGGGAAATCGCCAGATGCCGGGCGCTGACGGACAAGCCCTTCGGCGTGAACCTGACCTTCCTGCCGACGGTCACCGCGCCGGACTATCCGGGCTATATCGACGCCATCATCGACGGCGGCGTGCGCATCGTGGAGACGGCGGGCCGCAACCCCGAGGCGCACCTGCCGAAGCTGAAGGAAGCGGGCTGCAGGATCATCCACAAGTGCACCTCGGTCCGGCATTCGCTGAAGGCCGAGGCCATCGGCTGCGATGCGGTGTCCGTCGACGGCTTCGAATGCGGCGGCCATCCGGGCGAGGACGACGTGCCCAACATGATCCTGCTGCCGCGCGCGGCGGAAGAACTGAAGATCCCCTTCGTCGCCTCCGGCGGCATGGCCGATGCGCGCAGCCTGGTCGCCGCGCTGGCGATGGGCGCGGAAGGCATGAACATGGGCACGCGCTTCATCGCCACGAAGGAGGCACCGGTCCACGAGAACGTGAAGAAGGCCATCGTTGCCGCCTCCGAACTCGACACCAGGCTGGTCATGCGTCCGCTGCGCAACACCGAGCGGGTTCTGAACAACGCCGCCGCCGAGAAAGTCCTCGCCACCGAGCGCGAGAAGGGCGCGGAGCTGAAGTTCGAGGACATCCTGCAGGAGGTCGCGGGCGTCTATCCGAAGATCATGCTCGACGGCGACATGGATGTCGGCGTGTGGTCCTGCGGCATGGTCGCGGGCCTGATCCACGACATCCCGACCTGCAAGGAGCTGATCGACCGGATCATGTCGGAGGCCGATACGATCATCCGCCAGCGCCTGGAAGGCATGCTGGGCGGCGCCCCGGCCGTGGCGGCGTAG